In Microbacterium sp. SLBN-146, one genomic interval encodes:
- a CDS encoding DUF4062 domain-containing protein: MIRTPDQRIRVFVSSTLHELAAERRAVRAAVERLRMAPVMFELGARPHPPRDLYRSYLEQSDVFVGIYGGSYGWVAPGEEISGLEDEYRLAPATMPKLIYVKSAKERDDRLTALIARIQRDDTAAYLHFHSEDDLEEQVANDLATLLADRFDDARTVAGAAADVAVPPLAARVPVPYTTTIGRDEDIAAVRGMLGGGVDRVVSLIGPGGIGKSRLAIETALAADDLFPDGTYFVPLEGVLEPGLLLPTLSFALGIRDNGEAALEERIALALADRRVLIVLDNFEQLVAAAPVLVRLYTVAPTAMFLVTSRIVLHIRGERVYEVPSLATPVGESAASLDSGTRTPAVALFVDRARALKPDFDVTPANARDLADICRRLEGMPLAIELAAAKVRILAPAGIADRLSKSLPLLSASVRDLPERHRTMRATIDWSVSLLPEVQRDLLEDLGVFATRFTLDAVEALAKGRSWEGNTLDALTALVDGSLVKQTELGRRSVFSLLAVVREYALERLKARGDADRARAAHADYYRDLVLRLAPGLGGKGQADAVLQLGLELPNLRAAVRHLVYMNRLDDAGEFAWRLLIYWWISGFFAEVRLWMLELLEKQHSHPITQHTRAVAWFLALWGEMWQRPSEQVVAGLGECVRLFAEAGDADAAAMALAARATARVQLQDPDAAKAEAELRDAVTRLRELGNGWAEAITEVSLGRLAWFRDSTAEALAHFDRAAEIAEAREDLFTRSVAGNLRSRLNFQLGHIDLAETEFVETLLISVGLHYEEGLAYGLEGICAVAAARGEAWRAAALAVAAGVIRRRIGIFDVEAFTVHTPYLEILRGRDAATVVAGEEAGADLSIAEAVRLALPDEEFARVSDLVRHW, from the coding sequence GTGATTCGCACGCCTGACCAGCGGATCCGGGTGTTCGTGAGTTCGACGCTGCATGAGCTCGCGGCTGAGCGGCGCGCCGTTCGGGCCGCCGTCGAGCGCCTGCGCATGGCACCCGTCATGTTCGAGCTCGGTGCGCGGCCGCATCCGCCGCGCGACCTCTACCGCTCGTATCTCGAGCAGAGCGACGTCTTCGTCGGCATCTACGGAGGCAGCTACGGGTGGGTGGCGCCGGGCGAGGAGATCTCCGGGCTCGAAGACGAGTACCGTCTCGCCCCCGCGACGATGCCGAAGCTCATCTATGTAAAGAGTGCGAAGGAGCGCGACGACAGACTCACGGCGCTCATCGCCCGCATCCAGCGGGACGACACGGCGGCCTATCTGCACTTCCACTCGGAGGACGACCTGGAAGAGCAGGTGGCGAACGACCTCGCGACGCTCCTCGCGGATCGCTTCGACGACGCCCGCACCGTCGCGGGCGCTGCCGCCGATGTCGCCGTGCCGCCGCTCGCCGCGCGGGTCCCCGTGCCGTACACGACCACGATCGGGCGCGACGAGGACATCGCGGCCGTGCGCGGGATGCTCGGGGGCGGCGTCGATCGCGTCGTCAGCCTCATCGGTCCCGGTGGCATCGGCAAGAGCCGACTGGCGATCGAGACGGCCCTCGCCGCAGATGACCTCTTTCCCGACGGGACGTACTTCGTCCCGCTCGAAGGCGTCCTCGAGCCGGGACTCCTCCTTCCCACCCTCTCTTTCGCGCTCGGGATACGGGACAACGGCGAAGCTGCACTGGAAGAGCGGATCGCGCTCGCGCTCGCCGATCGGCGCGTGCTCATCGTTCTCGACAACTTCGAGCAGCTCGTGGCGGCAGCCCCCGTCCTCGTCCGCCTCTACACCGTCGCGCCGACGGCGATGTTCCTCGTGACGAGCCGCATCGTGCTGCACATCCGCGGGGAGCGCGTCTACGAGGTCCCGTCCCTCGCGACCCCCGTCGGAGAGAGCGCTGCGAGCCTCGACAGCGGCACCCGCACCCCCGCCGTCGCGCTGTTCGTCGATCGCGCGCGAGCCCTCAAGCCCGACTTCGACGTCACCCCCGCCAATGCCCGGGACCTCGCCGACATCTGCCGACGCCTGGAGGGCATGCCGCTCGCGATCGAACTCGCCGCCGCCAAGGTGAGGATCCTGGCCCCCGCAGGCATCGCCGACCGGCTCAGCAAGAGCCTCCCGCTCCTCTCGGCATCCGTGCGCGATCTGCCGGAGCGGCACCGCACGATGCGGGCGACGATCGACTGGAGCGTGAGCCTTCTTCCCGAGGTGCAGCGCGATCTGCTCGAAGACCTCGGCGTCTTCGCGACGAGGTTCACCCTCGATGCCGTGGAGGCCCTGGCGAAAGGGCGCTCGTGGGAGGGCAATACCCTCGATGCGCTCACGGCCCTCGTCGACGGTTCGCTCGTGAAGCAGACCGAGCTCGGTCGCCGCTCGGTCTTCTCGCTGCTCGCCGTCGTCCGCGAGTACGCCCTGGAACGCCTCAAGGCGCGTGGCGACGCCGATCGCGCCCGCGCCGCCCACGCCGACTACTACCGCGACCTCGTGCTGCGCCTCGCCCCGGGCCTCGGCGGCAAGGGCCAGGCGGATGCCGTCCTGCAGCTCGGCCTCGAACTGCCGAACCTCCGCGCGGCCGTCCGGCATCTCGTCTACATGAACCGTCTCGACGACGCCGGCGAGTTCGCGTGGCGGCTCCTCATCTACTGGTGGATCTCGGGCTTCTTCGCCGAAGTGCGCCTGTGGATGCTCGAGCTCCTCGAGAAGCAGCACTCCCACCCCATCACTCAGCACACGCGGGCCGTCGCGTGGTTCCTCGCGCTGTGGGGCGAGATGTGGCAGCGGCCGAGCGAACAGGTCGTCGCGGGACTCGGAGAGTGCGTGCGACTCTTCGCCGAGGCGGGTGACGCCGATGCGGCCGCCATGGCACTCGCCGCCCGCGCGACGGCGCGCGTGCAGTTGCAGGATCCGGATGCCGCGAAGGCCGAGGCCGAACTGCGCGACGCCGTGACCCGCCTGCGCGAATTGGGCAATGGATGGGCGGAGGCGATCACCGAGGTGTCGCTCGGTCGACTGGCGTGGTTCCGCGACTCGACGGCCGAAGCGCTCGCGCACTTCGATCGGGCGGCCGAGATCGCCGAGGCCCGCGAGGACCTCTTCACCCGATCCGTCGCCGGCAACCTGCGCTCGCGCCTCAACTTCCAGCTCGGCCACATCGATCTCGCCGAGACCGAATTCGTCGAGACCCTCCTGATCTCGGTCGGGCTGCACTACGAAGAGGGCCTCGCCTACGGGCTCGAAGGCATCTGCGCCGTCGCGGCTGCCCGGGGCGAGGCGTGGCGCGCCGCCGCGCTCGCCGTCGCGGCGGGCGTCATCCGCAGGCGGATCGGGATCTTCGACGTCGAGGCGTTCACGGTGCACACCCCCTATCTCGAGATCCTGCGCGGTCGGGATGCCGCGACCGTCGTGGCGGGCGAGGAGGCGGGCGCCGACCTGTCGATCGCGGAGGCCGTCCGCCTGGCGCTTCCTGACGAGGAATTCGCGCGCGTCTCCGACCTGGTGCGCCACTGGTGA
- a CDS encoding DUF4062 domain-containing protein, with product MTTGVKLTAATIRTPDQRIRVFVSSTLRELADERLAVRRAIERLRMAPVMFELGARPHPPRDLYRSYLEQSDVFVGIYGASYGWVAPQESISGLEDEYRLTPRSMPRLMYIKSGVDRDARLDELITRIQADDTASYKTYETPAELEELVMSDLAILLAERFDAAQDTAATVITAPVATTPPPFTPLIGRDDAIAHVRDMLAAADSRLVTLVGPGGIGKSRLAIAVAGETADLFPGGSVFVPLENVVESALLLPTIGYALGVRDAGDLPLEERLRIALAGRRVLIILDNFEQLVDSAATLVSLYSLAPEAVFLVTSRTVLRVRGERVFDVPPLATADPAAPDSVRRALDSPAVALLSARARAVKPDFEVTDANAANVVAICRTLEGIPLSIELTAARLRVLTPADILQRLEHQLPLLVASARDLPDRQRTLRSTIEWSMNLLDEADRRMLRDLAVFAPGFTLSSVEEFAARRSWDLDTLDGIERLVDSSLLRQEDLDGEVVFSMLVTVREFGVELLKRDDEERSARDAHAALFSALASSDGLDGFSARVAAVARLNVERGNLRAALRHLASVGAHDTAADMAWRLFLYWWVGGYLAEVALWLEGLLAAPDGLSPRSRSIAVFFVGWRDVWVEPTHDLAAVLLRAADGFAEADDALGVAMVTATAGLAEAVTPDPDIPWATRWLREGAERFNSLGAGWGESLAQVALGRIALLTDDLEAATECFRHAAAASQTCGDDFTGTIARHHLARVLLARGQCDEACDLFSTAIRGSLQLRHDEGVAYGLEGISAIASVRGDLRTAAVLTGAAESIRRRVAVFDVPAFIFHTRYLQEAIEGAGPAAVTTAEDDTARGREMGTAEAARIALDAARALRSA from the coding sequence ATGACGACGGGGGTGAAGCTGACGGCTGCCACGATCCGGACACCGGATCAGCGCATCCGGGTCTTCGTGAGTTCGACGCTGCGTGAGCTCGCCGACGAGCGCCTCGCGGTCCGGCGGGCGATCGAGCGGCTGAGGATGGCCCCCGTGATGTTCGAACTCGGGGCCCGTCCGCATCCGCCGCGCGACCTGTACCGCTCGTATCTCGAGCAGAGCGACGTGTTCGTCGGCATCTACGGCGCCAGCTACGGATGGGTCGCTCCCCAGGAGAGCATCTCGGGACTCGAAGACGAGTACCGCCTGACCCCCCGCTCGATGCCTCGCCTCATGTACATCAAGTCGGGCGTCGACCGCGACGCGCGGCTCGACGAACTCATCACACGCATCCAGGCCGACGACACGGCGTCGTACAAGACGTACGAGACCCCCGCCGAACTCGAGGAACTCGTCATGTCGGACCTCGCGATCCTCCTCGCCGAGCGGTTCGACGCGGCGCAGGATACCGCCGCTACGGTGATCACGGCGCCGGTCGCGACGACTCCCCCGCCTTTCACTCCCCTCATCGGGCGAGACGACGCGATCGCACACGTCCGCGACATGCTCGCGGCGGCCGATTCCCGGCTCGTGACCCTCGTGGGGCCGGGCGGAATCGGCAAGAGCCGCCTGGCGATCGCCGTGGCCGGCGAGACAGCCGACCTCTTCCCCGGCGGATCGGTCTTCGTGCCGTTGGAGAACGTGGTCGAGTCCGCGCTGCTGCTCCCCACGATCGGCTACGCCCTGGGCGTGCGCGACGCGGGCGACCTCCCCCTGGAGGAACGACTGCGGATCGCGCTCGCGGGCCGCCGCGTGCTCATCATCCTCGACAACTTCGAGCAGCTCGTCGACTCCGCCGCCACCCTCGTGTCGCTCTACTCCCTCGCGCCCGAAGCGGTGTTCCTCGTCACGAGCCGCACGGTGCTGCGGGTCCGTGGCGAGCGCGTGTTCGACGTTCCCCCGCTCGCGACGGCCGACCCGGCAGCCCCGGACTCCGTGCGGCGCGCACTGGACTCGCCCGCCGTCGCGCTCCTCTCGGCCCGGGCGCGAGCCGTCAAGCCCGACTTCGAGGTCACCGACGCCAATGCGGCAAACGTCGTGGCGATCTGCCGCACGCTCGAGGGCATCCCGCTGTCGATCGAGCTGACGGCAGCGCGGCTGCGGGTGCTCACCCCTGCCGACATCCTGCAGCGACTCGAGCACCAGCTGCCGCTGCTCGTCGCCTCCGCCCGCGACCTGCCCGACCGGCAACGGACCCTCCGCTCGACGATCGAATGGTCGATGAACCTGCTCGACGAAGCCGACCGGCGGATGCTCCGCGATCTCGCGGTGTTCGCACCGGGATTCACGCTCTCCTCGGTGGAGGAGTTCGCCGCGCGTCGCTCCTGGGACCTCGACACCCTCGACGGGATCGAGCGGCTCGTAGACTCCTCTCTCCTACGGCAGGAGGACCTCGACGGCGAAGTGGTGTTCTCGATGCTCGTGACGGTCCGCGAGTTCGGCGTCGAGCTGCTGAAGCGCGACGACGAGGAGCGGTCCGCGCGCGACGCGCATGCCGCCCTCTTCTCGGCGCTGGCGTCCTCCGATGGTCTCGACGGATTCAGTGCGCGTGTCGCCGCCGTCGCGCGACTGAACGTCGAGCGGGGGAATCTCCGCGCCGCCCTGCGACACCTGGCATCCGTGGGCGCGCACGACACCGCCGCGGACATGGCGTGGCGGCTCTTCCTGTACTGGTGGGTCGGTGGATACCTCGCCGAAGTCGCGCTGTGGCTGGAGGGGCTCCTCGCGGCGCCGGATGGCCTGTCGCCGCGGTCGCGCTCGATCGCCGTCTTCTTCGTGGGCTGGCGCGACGTCTGGGTGGAACCGACGCATGACCTCGCGGCCGTGCTCTTGCGCGCTGCCGACGGCTTCGCGGAGGCGGACGACGCCCTCGGCGTCGCGATGGTGACAGCGACGGCGGGCTTGGCCGAAGCCGTCACGCCCGACCCGGACATCCCCTGGGCGACCAGGTGGCTCCGAGAAGGCGCGGAGCGCTTCAATTCCCTCGGCGCGGGCTGGGGCGAATCACTCGCGCAGGTCGCCTTGGGCCGCATCGCACTTCTGACGGACGACCTCGAGGCGGCGACCGAGTGCTTCCGCCACGCTGCGGCAGCGTCGCAAACGTGCGGCGACGACTTCACCGGCACGATCGCGAGGCACCATCTCGCCCGCGTCCTCCTCGCACGCGGACAGTGCGACGAGGCCTGCGATCTGTTCTCCACTGCGATTCGAGGGTCACTGCAGCTCCGGCATGACGAGGGAGTCGCCTACGGGCTCGAGGGGATCTCCGCGATCGCTTCCGTGCGCGGAGATCTCCGCACGGCCGCCGTCCTCACGGGTGCCGCCGAGTCGATCCGGCGCAGGGTGGCCGTCTTCGACGTCCCTGCGTTCATCTTCCACACCCGCTACCTCCAGGAGGCGATCGAGGGAGCGGGACCGGCAGCAGTCACGACCGCCGAAGACGACACGGCGCGGGGCCGCGAGATGGGCACAGCGGAAGCCGCTCGCATCGCCCTCGATGCCGCACGGGCGCTGCGGTCGGCGTAG
- a CDS encoding 5-oxoprolinase/urea amidolyase family protein — protein sequence MVIRPMGERALLVEVGSLDEVLAVHARLETSRPEGIVDLVPAARTILVRVDPAVLSLAAARTWASAPGDGDGGDRKASRLVDLAMTYDGPDLYETAELLGLDVDELVRRHANAEWTVAFTGFAPGFGYLVSADWPFDVPRLGQPRTRVPVGAVGLAGPFTGAYPRATPGGWRLIGTTPETLFDPDAAEPALLVPGTRVRFHPVPGRATAAAAPRPREAARPRADRAEGSGIRVTEPGLLATVQDLGRPGVAALGVAVSGAFDRRALRTANRLVGNPEDAAGVEVTMGGFRAVAERDVWFAVAGAWGRILLDGHDVDPYAAHVWPAGAELHLDWFAHGARAYLALRGGVEGRTALGSLSADLLAGIGPAPLRPGDAVPLGGPPRDLVPVADLAPWGAPPDDLELDLAPGARADWFAASALSTLYESTWVVGSAADRVGVRLEGPALERVREGELPSEGMVAGALQVPPDGRPTILGVDGPVTGGYPVIAVVTDAALDLLAQARPGTRIRFRHARVAL from the coding sequence GTGGTGATCCGCCCGATGGGGGAGCGTGCGTTGCTCGTCGAGGTCGGTTCGCTCGACGAAGTGCTCGCCGTCCACGCCCGGCTCGAGACCTCCCGCCCCGAGGGCATCGTCGATCTCGTTCCGGCCGCACGCACGATCCTCGTCCGCGTCGATCCCGCCGTGCTGTCTCTCGCCGCGGCGCGCACGTGGGCGTCGGCACCCGGTGACGGCGACGGAGGCGATCGCAAGGCGAGCCGCCTCGTCGACCTCGCGATGACGTACGACGGGCCCGATCTGTACGAGACGGCCGAGCTCCTCGGCCTCGACGTCGACGAGCTCGTCCGCCGGCACGCGAATGCCGAGTGGACGGTCGCTTTCACGGGCTTCGCTCCGGGCTTCGGCTATCTCGTCAGCGCGGACTGGCCGTTCGACGTGCCACGGCTCGGTCAGCCGCGGACGCGCGTTCCCGTCGGCGCCGTCGGGTTGGCGGGGCCGTTCACGGGCGCCTATCCCCGGGCGACGCCCGGCGGCTGGCGGCTCATCGGCACGACCCCCGAGACGCTGTTCGATCCGGATGCCGCGGAGCCCGCCCTCCTCGTCCCGGGAACCCGCGTGCGGTTCCACCCCGTCCCCGGCCGAGCGACGGCCGCAGCGGCCCCGCGACCCCGCGAGGCCGCCCGACCTCGCGCCGACCGCGCCGAGGGATCCGGCATCCGCGTCACCGAACCCGGACTGCTCGCGACGGTGCAGGACCTCGGGCGCCCCGGCGTCGCGGCGCTCGGTGTCGCGGTCTCGGGCGCCTTCGATCGCCGCGCGCTCCGCACGGCGAACCGGCTCGTGGGCAATCCCGAGGATGCCGCGGGGGTCGAAGTCACGATGGGCGGCTTCCGAGCTGTCGCAGAGCGAGACGTGTGGTTCGCTGTGGCCGGGGCGTGGGGGCGGATCCTCCTCGATGGACACGACGTCGATCCCTATGCCGCCCACGTGTGGCCGGCGGGCGCGGAACTGCATCTCGACTGGTTCGCCCACGGTGCCCGCGCCTACCTCGCGCTGCGCGGGGGCGTCGAGGGGCGCACCGCTCTCGGGTCGCTCTCCGCCGACCTGCTCGCGGGCATCGGACCCGCGCCGCTGAGGCCGGGCGACGCCGTGCCGCTGGGCGGACCGCCCCGAGACCTCGTCCCCGTCGCCGACCTCGCGCCGTGGGGTGCTCCTCCGGACGACCTCGAACTCGATCTCGCTCCGGGGGCGCGGGCCGACTGGTTCGCGGCATCCGCTCTCTCGACGCTGTACGAGTCGACGTGGGTCGTCGGCTCGGCGGCCGACCGGGTGGGCGTGCGGCTCGAAGGGCCGGCGCTCGAACGCGTCCGCGAGGGCGAGCTCCCCAGCGAGGGAATGGTCGCGGGAGCTCTCCAGGTGCCACCCGACGGACGCCCGACGATCCTCGGCGTCGACGGCCCCGTGACGGGCGGCTACCCCGTCATCGCGGTCGTGACGGATGCCGCGCTCGACCTGCTCGCGCAGGCTCGGCCGGGCACGCGCATCCGCTTCCGGCACGCCCGCGTCGCGCTCTGA
- the pxpA gene encoding 5-oxoprolinase subunit PxpA: protein MASIDLNADLGETVDGVPTADDDAMFAVVSSANIACGGHAGDAASMRASVERAARTGVAVGAHPSFPDPANFGRIDVRMPSGELETEVARQLARLVAAGADIRYVKPHGALYHAVSRRIEDAAAVASAVAALSERLGRALPLLGMEGPIEAAARAAGLPFVREAFLDRGYRPDGTLVPRGEPGAVLQDPDAAAARALDLAHRGTLVTVEGRELEVDAVSLCLHGDSPAAVAMASAVRAALESGGVAVRAPW from the coding sequence GTGGCCTCGATCGATCTGAACGCCGACCTCGGCGAGACCGTCGACGGTGTGCCGACGGCCGATGACGATGCCATGTTCGCCGTCGTCTCCAGCGCGAACATCGCGTGCGGCGGACACGCGGGGGATGCCGCGTCCATGCGCGCCTCCGTCGAGCGCGCTGCCCGGACGGGCGTCGCCGTCGGTGCGCACCCGTCCTTCCCCGATCCGGCGAACTTCGGGCGCATCGACGTGCGGATGCCGTCCGGCGAGCTCGAGACCGAGGTCGCACGGCAGCTCGCGCGCCTCGTCGCGGCGGGCGCCGACATCCGCTACGTGAAGCCGCACGGTGCCCTCTACCATGCCGTGTCGCGGCGGATCGAGGATGCCGCGGCGGTCGCCTCCGCCGTCGCCGCGCTGTCCGAGCGGCTCGGGCGCGCTCTCCCGCTCCTGGGAATGGAGGGCCCGATCGAGGCGGCCGCGCGCGCGGCGGGACTCCCGTTCGTGCGAGAGGCGTTCCTCGATCGCGGATACCGTCCCGACGGGACTCTCGTGCCCCGCGGCGAACCCGGTGCCGTGCTCCAGGATCCGGATGCCGCGGCGGCGCGTGCGCTCGACCTCGCGCACCGCGGCACGCTCGTGACCGTCGAGGGGCGCGAGCTCGAGGTCGATGCCGTCTCGCTCTGCCTCCACGGCGATTCCCCTGCGGCCGTCGCGATGGCTTCCGCCGTCCGGGCGGCACTCGAGTCCGGAGGAGTGGCGGTGCGCGCGCCGTGGTGA
- a CDS encoding ABC transporter ATP-binding protein, with the protein MAYSTERPAAGTPLLQVRDVAVQFQTLEGPVHAVEAVDFDLAAGETLAIVGESGSGKSTTAMATIGLLPGNGRVTRGSILFEGEDLVGAPESVMRSIRGRSIGLVPQDPMSNLNPVSKIGTQIAETLLAHGLATRKDVDRRVVETLAAAGLPNAEERAKQYPHEFSGGMRQRALIAIGLACNPRLLIADEPTSALDVTVQKTILDQLERMTSELGTAVMLITHDLGLAAERAARVIVMHRGRIVEQGPARQILEDPQQPYTQALVRAAPSVAAVRLRPEAFRRSDKEAALPSVPVQEKAAEPAASVDNVVVIENLTKIFPVRGQKEDFVAVDDVSLSIPRGETVAIVGESGSGKTTTARMLLKVIEPTSGSIRFEGEDVVRLKGSQLREFRQKVQPIFQDPYSSLNPMFTIERIIEEPLTFYKRGTSAQRSARVRKLLDDVALPQTMLTRYPSELSGGQRQRVAIARALALSPEVIVCDEPVSALDVLVQDQVLTLLRDLQGEYGLSYLFISHDLAVVRLISDYVCVMKDGKLVEAATSEEIFTNPRDPYTRKLLASIPGNELDIAV; encoded by the coding sequence ATGGCATACTCCACCGAACGTCCGGCCGCGGGAACACCCCTCCTGCAGGTGCGCGACGTCGCCGTCCAGTTCCAGACCCTCGAAGGCCCCGTGCACGCGGTCGAGGCGGTCGACTTCGACCTCGCCGCGGGCGAGACGCTCGCGATCGTCGGGGAGTCCGGGTCGGGCAAGTCGACGACGGCGATGGCGACGATCGGGCTGCTCCCCGGCAACGGACGCGTCACGCGCGGCAGCATCCTCTTCGAAGGCGAAGACCTCGTCGGAGCCCCCGAGAGCGTCATGCGGTCGATCCGGGGACGGTCCATCGGGCTCGTGCCGCAGGACCCCATGTCGAACCTCAACCCCGTCTCGAAGATCGGCACGCAGATCGCCGAGACGCTCCTCGCGCACGGGCTCGCAACCCGCAAGGACGTCGACCGCCGCGTCGTCGAGACGCTCGCGGCAGCGGGACTCCCGAACGCCGAGGAGCGGGCCAAGCAGTACCCTCACGAGTTCTCCGGCGGGATGCGCCAGCGTGCGCTCATCGCCATCGGCCTCGCCTGCAATCCGCGACTCCTCATCGCCGACGAGCCCACGAGCGCCCTCGACGTGACGGTGCAGAAGACGATCCTCGACCAGCTCGAGCGGATGACGAGCGAGCTCGGCACCGCCGTCATGCTCATCACGCACGACCTCGGCCTCGCCGCGGAGCGCGCCGCCCGCGTCATCGTCATGCACCGCGGACGCATCGTCGAACAGGGGCCGGCGCGCCAGATCCTCGAAGACCCCCAACAGCCCTACACGCAGGCGCTCGTGAGGGCCGCGCCGTCCGTCGCTGCTGTGCGGCTGCGCCCCGAAGCGTTCCGGCGCTCCGACAAGGAGGCCGCGCTTCCATCGGTGCCTGTGCAGGAGAAGGCGGCCGAGCCCGCGGCATCCGTCGACAACGTCGTCGTGATCGAGAACCTCACGAAGATCTTCCCCGTGCGCGGCCAGAAGGAGGACTTCGTCGCCGTCGACGACGTCTCACTCTCGATCCCGCGCGGTGAGACGGTCGCGATCGTGGGCGAGTCGGGGTCGGGCAAGACGACGACGGCCCGGATGCTGCTCAAGGTCATCGAGCCCACGAGTGGCTCCATCCGCTTCGAGGGCGAGGACGTCGTGCGGCTCAAGGGCTCGCAGCTGCGGGAGTTCCGCCAGAAGGTGCAGCCGATCTTCCAGGACCCGTACTCGTCACTGAACCCCATGTTCACGATCGAGCGGATCATCGAGGAGCCCCTCACCTTCTACAAGCGCGGGACTTCGGCGCAGCGGAGCGCACGCGTCCGAAAGCTCCTCGATGACGTCGCCCTGCCGCAGACGATGCTCACGCGGTATCCGTCGGAGCTTTCGGGAGGACAGCGCCAGCGCGTCGCGATCGCCCGTGCGCTCGCGCTCTCGCCCGAGGTCATCGTGTGCGACGAGCCCGTTTCGGCCCTCGACGTGCTCGTCCAGGACCAGGTGCTCACGCTGCTGCGCGACCTGCAGGGCGAGTACGGCCTCAGCTACCTCTTCATCTCGCACGACCTCGCCGTCGTGCGCCTCATCAGCGACTACGTCTGCGTCATGAAGGACGGGAAGCTCGTCGAGGCGGCGACCTCCGAGGAGATCTTCACGAACCCGCGCGACCCGTACACGCGCAAGCTCCTCGCCTCGATCCCCGGCAACGAGCTCGACATCGCCGTCTGA